In one window of Allorhodopirellula heiligendammensis DNA:
- a CDS encoding IRE (iron responsive element), giving the protein MNRKTQFRRKLIYLAILVVMLIPLYLLGQPAGGGGDGGGRLAQMRDAYDISESDLGEISPASETMKLASLGMRGVAASMLWKKSHEYHVAHEWDRLKATLNNILLLQPHFDKVWEFQAHNLAYNVSTEFDDYRQRYEMVREGTEFLTKGVRQNTKAPRLIWYTGWFYGSKLGTSDEKRQFRRLFADDEVLHKSLLEQGIAIDGPEALGPYRKPDNWLVGRLWLNSGYDLVEAGVPIRRQTPINFYETGPKWRIRFAEAIEKEGVLNDQAREAWQRASEDWRALGNRSVPTTESFTIKLGQIDELLRRRAETVNEIREITGDVYKRAETKMIMSFEPVVQDALMTPPEKRTKSQQSIAEKNQHGIEPNLAQVARDADPSVRAKALQLVEAVNDLDERIIKTEGHRKQINYPYWETLAQAEQEERTVNARRLIYEAKEALSKEGELERAIDLYEESFQQWSEIFDDYPILVIDTSAEDLFDSVRDYMKAIDSDEIPEDFPLKTFVEMMGEYGNVDAAVYEQARTSQREKLEARKQELAEQERQREEELLNEKRDAEEADKDEPEADEEAMETENTEAEESQEVTEPAGPQPGDPQPGDSEPGESDEEGEEDASAASAEMQADADVDAPSPAEAPEKPVVESPPESESDSPKAEDD; this is encoded by the coding sequence ATGAATCGCAAGACTCAATTTCGTCGAAAACTCATATATCTCGCCATTTTGGTTGTGATGTTGATCCCGCTGTACCTGCTCGGTCAACCCGCTGGCGGGGGAGGTGATGGCGGCGGACGCCTCGCTCAAATGCGAGATGCGTACGATATCTCTGAGAGCGATCTGGGAGAAATTAGCCCAGCCAGCGAAACGATGAAACTCGCTTCGCTGGGGATGCGTGGGGTCGCAGCATCGATGCTGTGGAAAAAATCCCACGAGTATCACGTCGCGCACGAATGGGATCGTCTCAAAGCGACGCTTAACAACATCCTGCTGTTGCAGCCACACTTTGATAAAGTATGGGAGTTTCAAGCTCACAATTTGGCGTACAACGTCTCCACGGAGTTTGACGATTACCGCCAACGCTATGAGATGGTGCGTGAAGGCACTGAGTTTTTGACCAAGGGTGTTCGGCAGAATACCAAGGCGCCGCGGCTGATCTGGTACACCGGCTGGTTCTATGGCTCGAAACTCGGCACCTCCGATGAAAAACGCCAGTTTCGTCGATTGTTCGCGGACGATGAAGTTCTGCACAAGAGCTTGCTCGAACAGGGAATCGCGATCGATGGCCCCGAAGCGCTGGGACCATATCGCAAACCTGACAATTGGCTCGTCGGGCGATTGTGGCTCAATTCCGGATATGACCTCGTCGAAGCAGGCGTCCCCATCCGCCGGCAAACACCAATCAACTTCTACGAAACCGGACCGAAATGGCGGATCCGCTTTGCCGAAGCGATCGAAAAAGAAGGTGTCCTCAACGATCAGGCTCGTGAAGCCTGGCAGCGAGCATCCGAAGATTGGCGAGCTCTAGGCAATCGCTCCGTTCCCACAACCGAGTCATTCACCATCAAATTGGGGCAGATCGACGAACTGCTGCGACGACGTGCGGAGACCGTTAACGAGATTCGCGAGATTACCGGCGACGTCTACAAACGTGCTGAAACGAAGATGATCATGTCTTTCGAACCGGTCGTTCAAGATGCGCTCATGACACCACCCGAGAAACGCACCAAATCGCAACAGTCGATTGCAGAGAAAAACCAACATGGAATCGAGCCCAACTTGGCTCAGGTCGCCCGCGACGCCGACCCCAGCGTCCGTGCGAAAGCCCTGCAATTGGTGGAGGCAGTCAACGATCTCGACGAGCGAATTATCAAAACAGAGGGACATCGCAAGCAGATCAACTATCCCTACTGGGAAACACTTGCACAGGCCGAGCAAGAAGAACGCACCGTCAATGCGCGGAGATTAATCTATGAAGCCAAAGAGGCCCTCAGCAAGGAAGGTGAACTCGAGCGCGCGATTGACTTGTACGAGGAATCCTTCCAACAGTGGTCGGAAATCTTCGATGACTACCCCATTTTGGTTATCGACACCAGCGCTGAAGATCTCTTTGACTCTGTCCGCGACTATATGAAGGCCATCGATTCAGACGAAATCCCCGAAGATTTCCCGCTCAAAACCTTCGTCGAGATGATGGGTGAGTACGGCAACGTCGACGCCGCCGTCTATGAACAAGCCAGAACGTCCCAACGCGAAAAGCTCGAGGCGAGAAAACAAGAGTTAGCCGAACAAGAACGGCAACGTGAAGAGGAACTGCTGAACGAGAAGAGAGACGCAGAAGAGGCAGACAAGGACGAGCCAGAGGCGGACGAAGAAGCGATGGAAACAGAGAACACGGAGGCAGAAGAGTCACAGGAGGTGACGGAACCCGCAGGCCCACAACCCGGTGACCCACAACCCGGTGACTCGGAACCCGGTGAGTCCGACGAGGAAGGTGAGGAGGACGCATCGGCGGCGAGTGCTGAAATGCAGGCTGATGCTGACGTGGACGCCCCATCGCCTGCCGAAGCACCCGAGAAGCCTGTCGTGGAGTCGCCCCCTGAGAGCGAGAGTGACTCCCCGAAGGCCGAGGACGATTGA
- a CDS encoding ABC transporter permease, which yields MNLQREDFWSFYEWFFRPDDAFLESAAMKGIVLAVLGIVLGLIVGYVISASRYGSGEGFFAVARAVRDLFRFDLPGTRPRRILALAALAFREAIRRKVLYIVGLFIVLLLLAGWYLNPQSDDPARLYISFVLTATNYLVLALALFISAFSLPEDIKNKTLFTIVTKPVRATEIVIGRMLGFAAMGTAILIPMGLLSYVFVTRGLDHTHAEVADVRELDGGGFEGETDHTQFHSHEFTLDENGIGATEMVRGHRHLVTRNPDGSFEIGEATGALRARVPSYGSLVFRDRSGHLQEKGIDVGNEQMSGGYGSAGISRLIGMSKGSRKIEHGYVEGGGLGTAEYTFADVTPERYPDMIPIDLTLRAYRSYKGNIEKGIRGSITMKHPTKPIESNPIGFTVNEYEVDQKMLPLEMEGSDGTNARMLNVFEDLVDENGNMTVVIRCLDDAQYLGMTPASVYLRPTDHAFAWNLTKAYISIWLQMIMVTAFGVMFSTFLTGPVAMVATAVCVLLGFSAEQIYNTRYHIDIGQNAGGGPIESVVRLAKQDAMTTQLDVDSVTATVIKTVDAGIVYTLDALATSLPNLPKMVNTAEYAASGFDIFGALLARHTVATFGYVLLAFLISYFTLKAREIAA from the coding sequence ATGAATTTGCAGCGTGAGGATTTCTGGTCGTTTTATGAATGGTTCTTCCGCCCCGACGACGCGTTCCTAGAGAGCGCTGCGATGAAAGGCATCGTGTTGGCGGTGCTGGGAATCGTCCTCGGACTGATCGTCGGGTATGTGATTTCCGCGTCCCGCTACGGTTCGGGAGAGGGTTTCTTCGCCGTCGCTCGGGCCGTTCGCGACCTGTTTCGCTTCGATTTGCCCGGCACGCGGCCGCGACGGATCCTGGCACTGGCAGCATTGGCGTTTCGCGAGGCGATTCGCCGCAAAGTCCTGTACATTGTGGGCCTTTTTATCGTTCTATTGCTCCTGGCGGGTTGGTACCTGAACCCACAGAGCGACGATCCCGCGCGGCTGTATATCAGTTTCGTGCTGACGGCAACGAACTATCTCGTGTTGGCGCTAGCGCTGTTCATCAGTGCGTTCTCGCTGCCTGAGGACATCAAGAACAAAACCCTCTTCACGATTGTGACCAAACCGGTACGCGCCACCGAAATCGTGATCGGGCGAATGCTTGGTTTCGCCGCCATGGGGACCGCGATTTTGATCCCAATGGGTTTGCTCAGCTACGTCTTCGTAACGCGTGGACTCGATCACACCCACGCCGAAGTTGCCGACGTACGTGAGCTCGATGGGGGCGGATTTGAAGGTGAAACTGACCATACCCAGTTCCACTCTCACGAGTTCACACTCGATGAAAATGGCATCGGTGCAACCGAAATGGTGCGTGGTCACCGCCACTTGGTCACCCGCAATCCTGACGGCAGTTTCGAAATCGGCGAGGCCACCGGGGCGCTCCGCGCCCGAGTTCCCTCGTACGGCAGTTTAGTTTTTCGCGACCGGTCGGGACACTTGCAAGAAAAGGGAATCGATGTTGGTAACGAACAGATGTCCGGTGGTTACGGCAGCGCTGGTATTTCACGCTTGATCGGGATGTCCAAGGGGAGTCGTAAGATTGAGCACGGCTATGTCGAAGGTGGTGGGCTCGGGACTGCTGAGTACACGTTCGCCGATGTAACCCCCGAGCGGTATCCAGACATGATCCCAATCGATTTGACGCTACGAGCCTATCGCTCCTACAAGGGAAATATCGAGAAGGGAATTCGCGGGTCGATCACCATGAAACACCCGACCAAACCTATCGAGAGCAATCCGATTGGCTTTACTGTCAACGAGTATGAAGTCGACCAGAAGATGCTCCCGCTGGAAATGGAAGGCAGCGACGGCACGAACGCCCGCATGCTCAACGTGTTTGAGGATCTCGTCGATGAAAACGGGAACATGACCGTGGTGATTCGCTGTCTCGATGACGCACAATACCTCGGGATGACCCCCGCCAGCGTCTACTTGCGGCCGACCGACCATGCATTCGCCTGGAACCTCACCAAGGCCTATATCTCGATTTGGTTGCAGATGATCATGGTGACGGCGTTCGGCGTCATGTTCAGCACCTTTTTGACCGGTCCGGTCGCGATGGTGGCCACCGCCGTATGCGTGCTGTTAGGGTTCTCGGCCGAGCAGATCTACAACACTCGCTATCACATCGACATTGGTCAGAACGCGGGGGGCGGACCGATCGAGTCCGTCGTGCGGTTAGCCAAGCAAGATGCGATGACGACCCAGTTGGACGTGGACAGCGTGACGGCAACGGTGATCAAAACGGTCGATGCCGGCATTGTCTACACGCTCGACGCGCTCGCCACATCGCTGCCCAACCTCCCCAAAATGGTCAACACCGCGGAATACGCAGCGTCAGGTTTCGATATTTTCGGCGCGTTATTGGCTCGCCACACCGTAGCCACCTTTGGTTACGTCCTGCTCGCATTCCTAATCAGTTATTTTACCTTGAAAGCACGTGAGATCGCGGCATGA
- a CDS encoding ABC transporter ATP-binding protein, whose translation MQPSAETVPAATSSSDNVVIETRNLSKIYRDFWGRKKVHALKSLDIEVRPGEIFGLLGPNGSGKSTTIKLILGLLFPTSGRVLVFDQDASETSKNERIGYLPEESYLYKFLTAEETLDFYGRLFDLSAAVRRERVQQLIEMVGLQGAKHRQLKEYSKGMTRRVGLAQALINDPDLILLDEPTTGLDPIGTREMKDLILGLRDRGKTVLLCSHQLADVQDVCDRVAILHQGELKELGRVTDLLKVQDVTEVHATGLDEAAKREIAEVIARHGGKVESIDNPTATMEDLFLNIVRESEARPGARRVSQSTDAQDTSASSANDGEQA comes from the coding sequence GTGCAGCCGTCCGCCGAGACCGTGCCAGCCGCTACCAGTTCGTCTGACAATGTGGTCATTGAGACCCGCAACCTGAGCAAAATCTATCGAGACTTTTGGGGGCGGAAAAAAGTCCACGCTCTCAAATCCCTCGATATCGAAGTCCGACCGGGAGAGATCTTCGGTCTCTTGGGGCCCAACGGCAGCGGGAAATCCACCACGATCAAGCTGATTCTGGGGTTGCTCTTTCCGACCAGCGGGCGAGTGCTGGTGTTCGATCAAGACGCCAGTGAAACCAGCAAGAACGAACGGATCGGCTACCTGCCCGAGGAATCGTATCTGTACAAGTTCCTCACCGCTGAGGAAACGCTCGATTTCTATGGCCGTCTGTTCGATTTGTCGGCGGCCGTTCGTCGCGAGCGGGTCCAGCAACTGATTGAAATGGTCGGTTTGCAGGGTGCCAAGCACCGGCAGCTCAAGGAGTATTCCAAAGGCATGACCCGCCGGGTCGGTCTGGCCCAAGCATTGATTAACGACCCCGATCTCATCCTGCTGGACGAACCCACCACCGGACTCGATCCGATTGGTACCCGCGAGATGAAGGATCTGATTTTGGGCCTGCGAGATCGAGGCAAAACGGTCCTGCTTTGTTCCCACCAGCTCGCTGACGTCCAGGACGTGTGCGACCGAGTGGCGATTCTGCACCAGGGTGAGCTGAAGGAACTCGGACGCGTCACCGATCTATTGAAAGTCCAAGATGTCACCGAGGTTCATGCCACGGGCCTTGACGAAGCTGCTAAACGTGAAATCGCGGAGGTGATTGCACGCCACGGCGGCAAGGTTGAGTCCATCGACAATCCCACCGCGACCATGGAGGACCTGTTCCTCAACATCGTGCGGGAAAGTGAAGCTCGTCCAGGCGCCCGCCGGGTATCCCAGTCGACCGACGCCCAGGACACTTCAGCTAGCTCGGCGAATGACGGGGAGCAAGCATGA
- a CDS encoding bifunctional folylpolyglutamate synthase/dihydrofolate synthase gives MIPTDGEEKLDKESPIATAAASKRFAILFQWRTDGAGGNSRRHATMQTWLLVSALALITLATFSYIMPPSKLAARDAAVRDSAADDPTTDPGAAYHAATRWLYDRIDYERLARSGSRYRFTLDRMRDLVTRLGHGRYLYEAAGGRAEPPPVAVSPSGRPPKAKLVHVAGTKGKGSVATMTAHMLATAGFRVGLYTSPHLVDLEERFRVNGLPATRLQMIALVNSMRPIVQEMSRDRIGGPSFFELTTAIAIEHFHRCECDYWVLETGLGGRLDSTNVFQSDVTLITSIGLDHQNVLGDTLELIAKEKAGILKPGVPAISGVTKSPAREVIRQTAAEVGAPLLELGQDFDVRDCTSASFALTDVGEAPAWGSSFELLGEDMNATSNLPVKSVHLSLEGRHQIGNAAVALMGLKRLGVSLDAAVLDALGQLQIEARLERFVLPAGETAILDAAHNPDSITALVETLQARFAGRRLIGVFGTSVDKDAATMLDLLRPCLSAVVLTQYHGNPRFVPVQTLAGLAAATVAGSSASPGPFISPATAWYVMEDDPVVACQTARELAGRDGIVVVCGSFFLAAEVRPWLVTQVT, from the coding sequence TTGATCCCGACGGATGGGGAAGAAAAACTTGACAAAGAGAGTCCGATCGCTACGGCGGCGGCCTCGAAACGGTTCGCAATTTTGTTTCAGTGGCGCACCGATGGGGCGGGTGGCAACTCACGTCGTCACGCTACAATGCAAACTTGGCTGCTTGTCTCAGCCCTCGCACTCATCACTCTTGCGACGTTTTCCTACATTATGCCGCCTTCGAAACTGGCCGCTCGCGATGCTGCCGTCCGCGACTCGGCCGCGGATGATCCCACCACCGACCCCGGGGCGGCCTATCACGCTGCGACGCGTTGGCTATACGACCGTATCGATTACGAACGGTTGGCGCGGTCGGGTTCACGATATCGGTTCACCCTCGACCGGATGCGTGACCTAGTCACGCGGTTGGGGCACGGGCGATATCTTTACGAGGCCGCTGGAGGCCGCGCCGAGCCACCCCCGGTGGCGGTTTCGCCCAGTGGCCGTCCCCCGAAAGCAAAGCTTGTCCACGTCGCGGGGACGAAGGGCAAGGGGTCCGTTGCCACCATGACCGCCCACATGCTGGCGACTGCGGGATTTCGGGTGGGCCTCTATACCTCGCCGCACCTTGTCGATCTGGAGGAACGGTTTCGTGTCAACGGACTTCCCGCTACCAGGCTTCAGATGATCGCATTGGTCAACTCGATGCGGCCAATCGTCCAAGAGATGTCTCGCGACAGAATCGGAGGACCATCGTTCTTCGAACTGACAACCGCAATCGCGATTGAGCACTTTCACCGCTGCGAATGCGATTACTGGGTGCTCGAGACGGGCCTGGGCGGGCGGCTGGATAGTACCAATGTCTTTCAGAGCGATGTGACCTTGATTACCAGTATCGGTCTGGATCATCAGAACGTCCTCGGTGATACACTCGAGTTAATCGCCAAGGAAAAAGCCGGCATCCTCAAACCTGGCGTTCCGGCAATCAGCGGCGTGACCAAATCACCCGCTCGTGAAGTGATCCGGCAAACGGCCGCAGAGGTGGGGGCACCGTTGCTCGAGCTCGGACAAGACTTCGATGTGCGAGATTGTACCAGCGCCAGCTTCGCGCTCACTGACGTGGGGGAGGCACCTGCCTGGGGAAGTTCATTCGAGTTGCTCGGGGAGGACATGAACGCCACATCGAACTTGCCGGTGAAGTCAGTCCACCTCTCGCTGGAAGGGCGACATCAAATCGGCAACGCCGCCGTTGCCTTGATGGGCCTCAAAAGACTGGGGGTTTCGCTTGATGCAGCGGTCCTGGATGCACTGGGGCAGTTGCAGATCGAAGCCCGTTTGGAGCGATTTGTCCTGCCGGCGGGCGAGACTGCAATTCTCGACGCTGCTCATAATCCTGACTCGATCACGGCATTGGTCGAGACATTGCAAGCTCGCTTTGCTGGGCGGCGACTGATCGGTGTGTTTGGTACTAGCGTCGATAAAGATGCTGCCACGATGTTGGATTTGCTACGCCCCTGCCTCAGCGCCGTCGTGCTCACTCAGTATCACGGCAACCCGCGATTTGTGCCTGTGCAAACGCTTGCTGGGTTAGCTGCCGCGACAGTAGCCGGCTCATCCGCATCGCCAGGCCCCTTCATCTCGCCCGCGACCGCGTGGTATGTCATGGAGGACGATCCGGTGGTCGCCTGCCAAACTGCGAGGGAACTGGCGGGGCGGGACGGGATTGTAGTGGTGTGCGGTTCGTTTTTCCTCGCAGCCGAAGTTCGTCCCTGGTTGGTTACTCAAGTAACGTAG
- a CDS encoding 4'-phosphopantetheinyl transferase family protein: MNSPASDRTDQASAAHSQQVEVWHAPAALTEPGPTEDFCERLLLADERIRADRFRVASARHQHIIGRGMARTLLAAGCCQTHEIGFRLLDHGKPIVSTPAIACRAFNIAHTRGLVLCGLGAPHQWLGVDVEWMDRRTDPELARRYFAPEEICQLDATSSEAEHAALFLRLWTLKEAFIKAIGTGLFTPLDQFAFTAAASDSPQLVVRDPKLTRGRHWRFESFEPRPGFVAAIAVGLDAKSVEKSEAPTRLKLAAFETYVT; encoded by the coding sequence ATGAACTCTCCTGCCAGCGACCGAACTGACCAGGCATCCGCCGCGCACAGCCAACAGGTGGAGGTCTGGCATGCCCCTGCCGCATTGACGGAACCGGGGCCGACGGAAGATTTCTGCGAGCGATTACTGTTAGCAGACGAGCGAATTCGGGCGGATCGATTTCGTGTCGCTTCCGCTCGCCATCAACATATCATCGGCCGGGGGATGGCGCGCACCCTGCTGGCAGCGGGCTGTTGTCAGACACATGAGATCGGATTCCGCCTCCTCGACCATGGCAAACCCATTGTGTCGACGCCGGCCATCGCCTGCCGCGCCTTCAACATCGCCCATACCAGAGGCCTCGTGCTGTGCGGACTCGGCGCCCCCCACCAATGGCTCGGAGTCGATGTCGAATGGATGGATCGCCGGACCGATCCCGAGTTAGCACGTCGATATTTCGCTCCGGAGGAGATCTGCCAACTCGATGCAACCTCGAGCGAAGCGGAGCATGCTGCATTATTCTTACGGCTATGGACGCTTAAAGAGGCTTTCATCAAAGCGATCGGTACTGGATTGTTCACGCCCCTGGACCAATTCGCATTTACAGCTGCGGCGAGCGATTCTCCCCAGTTGGTGGTGCGTGATCCCAAACTGACCCGGGGCCGCCATTGGCGGTTCGAGAGTTTTGAGCCGCGGCCAGGCTTTGTCGCTGCGATTGCCGTGGGTCTCGATGCGAAGTCAGTCGAAAAGAGCGAGGCGCCAACGCGACTGAAACTAGCCGCGTTCGAAACCTACGTTACTTGA
- a CDS encoding putative signal transducing protein: MGTMIVKNTSSRQLAPPLPINFCPSLAPVRITLMQLNQPVVVYTANSNLEAQSVVTWIESHGIPAHAVEDNSGVSTFAFGTISQFHQPQVFVDQKDLAAATELLRQFEQQRDQRLRDQADAPKISSQCEQCGATSDFPASQDGTTQSCPKCHAFMDVGTFDWPEDFDFGAPESDVEPVAIDNADDALDAAADLDTSGEWDAAIIAYREISERWPEHATYTQGCIADIQRKRDRAQ; the protein is encoded by the coding sequence ATGGGTACTATGATCGTCAAAAATACGAGCTCGCGTCAATTAGCCCCCCCCCTTCCGATCAACTTCTGTCCGTCTTTAGCTCCCGTCCGTATCACGCTCATGCAACTCAACCAGCCCGTCGTTGTCTACACCGCCAACAGCAATCTCGAAGCACAGAGTGTGGTGACGTGGATTGAGTCCCACGGTATCCCAGCTCATGCGGTCGAAGATAACTCGGGCGTTAGTACGTTTGCGTTTGGCACGATCAGCCAGTTCCATCAACCTCAGGTTTTCGTCGATCAAAAAGACCTCGCTGCAGCCACTGAACTACTTCGCCAGTTCGAACAGCAGCGTGATCAGCGTCTTCGCGACCAAGCTGATGCCCCGAAAATTTCTTCTCAATGTGAGCAATGTGGTGCCACGAGTGATTTCCCGGCCTCTCAAGATGGGACCACTCAGAGTTGTCCCAAGTGTCACGCCTTTATGGATGTCGGCACGTTCGACTGGCCCGAGGACTTTGATTTTGGTGCCCCCGAGTCTGACGTCGAACCCGTCGCGATCGACAACGCGGATGACGCCCTCGATGCGGCGGCCGACCTGGATACATCGGGTGAGTGGGACGCCGCGATCATCGCATATCGCGAAATCTCCGAACGCTGGCCGGAGCACGCAACGTATACTCAGGGATGCATCGCCGACATCCAACGCAAACGCGACCGCGCTCAGTAG
- a CDS encoding response regulator, translated as MVSSHFDATVLQTHGAEDTIELLRNRHIDLVTVNRKLDRDYSDGLEIIKKIKSDPEIGSVPVMLVTNYDEHQQAAVAEGATYGFGKLEIGTPATVEKLEPFLKS; from the coding sequence ATGGTTTCGTCTCACTTCGACGCCACTGTGCTGCAAACGCATGGCGCGGAGGACACGATCGAATTGCTCCGCAACCGCCACATCGACCTCGTCACGGTCAATCGCAAACTCGACCGCGACTACAGCGATGGGCTCGAAATCATTAAAAAGATCAAATCGGATCCCGAGATCGGGAGTGTTCCGGTGATGTTGGTCACCAACTATGACGAGCACCAGCAAGCTGCTGTTGCAGAGGGGGCGACCTATGGTTTCGGAAAACTAGAGATTGGCACGCCGGCGACGGTCGAAAAACTAGAACCCTTTCTCAAGAGTTAA
- the panD gene encoding aspartate 1-decarboxylase, which produces MDALPRYRKLLAAKIHRATVTAADVNYEGSLTVPPELLVAAGIVAYESLHVWNVTRGSRLETYAIEGLPGSHDICANGAAAHLIRPGDHVILAAYTLVPECEAKTHQPRLIFVNERNEISHTGPEIAGPQLPPASDQRTAAASDTSGPHLAASRHHAFAEE; this is translated from the coding sequence TTGGATGCTCTCCCACGCTATCGCAAATTGCTCGCGGCGAAAATTCACCGTGCGACCGTGACCGCTGCCGATGTCAACTATGAAGGCAGCCTCACAGTGCCCCCTGAGTTGCTGGTCGCCGCCGGAATCGTTGCCTACGAGTCGCTGCATGTTTGGAACGTAACCCGTGGCTCGCGACTGGAGACCTACGCGATCGAAGGTTTGCCGGGGTCTCACGATATATGTGCCAACGGTGCCGCCGCCCACCTCATTCGCCCCGGTGATCATGTGATCTTGGCGGCGTACACGTTAGTGCCTGAATGCGAAGCGAAAACGCACCAGCCACGATTGATTTTCGTTAATGAACGAAATGAGATCTCGCACACCGGTCCTGAAATAGCAGGTCCTCAGTTGCCCCCGGCAAGCGATCAGCGTACCGCTGCCGCCTCTGATACCTCAGGCCCGCATCTCGCCGCCTCACGACACCATGCGTTTGCCGAAGAATGA
- a CDS encoding Maf family protein: MKNLPRASIPTAEPFVLASGSPRRAELLRSAGYEFEICPASDSAECGVDYPETASEMVARLAFQKAVEVVRRRKGSFILAADTLADCNGKILGKPTDRDHAESMLRLLSGREHDVYTGVCLWSTGSDRCYLDVVRSRLKMDLLSDETIQRYLDTERWKGKAGGFGYQDDNDWIHVIGGDSESNIVGLPMERLAELLEKFDSLADKVYKSIH; the protein is encoded by the coding sequence ATGAAAAACCTGCCGCGCGCAAGTATTCCCACAGCCGAGCCATTTGTGCTGGCCAGTGGTTCGCCGCGCCGCGCCGAGCTGCTTCGCAGTGCTGGCTACGAATTCGAAATCTGTCCAGCCTCCGACTCGGCCGAATGCGGTGTCGACTATCCTGAAACCGCATCGGAAATGGTCGCACGGTTGGCGTTTCAAAAAGCGGTCGAAGTGGTTCGCCGGCGGAAAGGTAGTTTCATACTTGCCGCCGATACCCTGGCCGACTGTAACGGCAAGATTCTCGGTAAACCTACCGATCGCGACCATGCCGAATCGATGTTGCGTTTACTATCGGGGCGTGAACACGACGTTTATACCGGTGTGTGTCTGTGGTCGACCGGTTCGGACCGCTGCTATCTCGATGTCGTTCGCTCGCGCCTGAAGATGGATTTGCTCAGCGACGAAACGATCCAACGATACCTGGATACTGAACGCTGGAAGGGCAAGGCGGGTGGATTTGGGTATCAGGATGACAATGACTGGATTCATGTCATCGGCGGCGATAGCGAGAGCAATATCGTGGGTTTACCCATGGAACGCTTGGCAGAATTACTGGAAAAATTCGACTCACTGGCCGACAAGGTATACAAGTCGATCCATTAA
- a CDS encoding DUF1573 domain-containing protein: MIFLPFGRLRVGCLMITAMVISSAFLAPPLASADDNWAKKMFAETEHDFRTVGRGTTAQHYFKFQNLYEETVHVAAVRSSCGCTTPTVSKDTVATHDTASVVATFNTSTFIGSKAATITVVFDQPFYAEVQLQVRGVIRTDITFDPAEMDFGEAKSGESKTRSIKITHRGTPEWRIQDVRSHCSDLAVKLSAPQIQPGVVEYDMQVRMKESMAEGDIHEQLTLVTNDSQFPTIEMSVAGRVRPTVSVSPAAVSLGTTSSGETMSKRLLVRADEPFAIQEVRCADKRFSFEIPEGKKKIQFVQMKFTAGDAPARIAQKIEIVTDLPGEKTAECVATGTVR, translated from the coding sequence ATGATTTTTCTCCCGTTCGGACGACTGCGAGTCGGCTGCCTCATGATCACTGCGATGGTCATTAGCAGTGCTTTTCTTGCCCCTCCGCTCGCCTCAGCGGATGACAATTGGGCAAAGAAAATGTTCGCGGAGACTGAGCATGACTTCCGCACGGTGGGGCGTGGTACGACTGCCCAGCATTACTTTAAATTCCAGAATCTCTACGAAGAGACCGTCCATGTCGCTGCCGTCCGGAGCAGTTGCGGCTGTACGACGCCCACGGTCAGCAAGGACACCGTGGCCACCCACGACACCGCCTCGGTCGTGGCGACGTTCAACACAAGCACCTTCATCGGCTCCAAAGCAGCGACCATTACCGTCGTGTTTGATCAGCCCTTCTATGCCGAAGTTCAGCTGCAGGTCAGGGGCGTGATTCGAACCGATATCACATTCGATCCTGCCGAAATGGACTTCGGCGAAGCGAAGTCGGGTGAATCGAAAACCCGCAGCATCAAAATCACACATCGTGGCACACCGGAATGGCGCATCCAAGATGTCCGCAGCCACTGCAGCGACCTGGCTGTCAAACTCAGTGCCCCGCAAATTCAGCCGGGAGTCGTTGAATACGACATGCAGGTGAGAATGAAAGAATCGATGGCTGAAGGTGACATTCACGAACAATTGACTTTGGTCACCAATGACTCGCAATTCCCCACCATCGAAATGTCGGTCGCCGGCCGTGTTCGCCCCACCGTCAGCGTCTCCCCTGCTGCAGTGAGTCTAGGCACCACATCCTCCGGCGAAACGATGAGTAAACGGCTCCTAGTGCGAGCGGATGAGCCGTTCGCGATCCAGGAAGTCCGTTGCGCCGACAAGCGGTTCTCGTTTGAAATCCCTGAAGGCAAAAAGAAGATTCAATTTGTGCAGATGAAATTCACCGCCGGTGACGCGCCCGCCCGCATCGCGCAGAAAATCGAAATCGTGACCGACCTGCCCGGTGAGAAAACCGCCGAGTGTGTCGCCACGGGAACCGTGCGATGA